The following proteins are encoded in a genomic region of Xanthomonas cassavae CFBP 4642:
- a CDS encoding SymE family type I addiction module toxin, translating into MTRRRPPTASASVRPTRTRTRPTPPKRVQWVVVEPDRTKLPPMLPPDPDASPQGPGTLRAPRRARRPRQCTVSYTHYPGAHDHAGDQHVPHVRLSGLWLEQLGFAIGTKLRITASEGQLLMEVLRPVEVPAASRRARR; encoded by the coding sequence ATGACACGCCGCCGCCCACCCACGGCATCTGCCAGCGTACGGCCCACCCGCACGCGTACGCGCCCCACGCCGCCCAAGCGGGTGCAGTGGGTTGTTGTGGAACCCGACCGCACCAAGCTGCCACCGATGCTGCCGCCCGACCCGGACGCCTCCCCGCAAGGCCCCGGCACGCTACGCGCACCCCGCCGCGCACGACGCCCGCGCCAATGCACCGTCAGCTACACCCATTACCCCGGCGCCCACGACCATGCCGGCGACCAGCACGTGCCCCACGTCCGCCTCAGCGGCCTATGGCTGGAACAACTGGGCTTTGCCATCGGCACCAAGCTGCGCATCACCGCCAGCGAAGGGCAGCTGCTGATGGAGGTGTTGCGGCCGGTGGAGGTGCCGGCCGCATCCCGCAGAGCGCGACGGTAG
- a CDS encoding excalibur calcium-binding domain-containing protein — translation MRAAWRGQHLRSCAAAHFTHQAIVCDRERAPRAAIASLVTSLDGENGECVEHIESIAWTTSAAVAHPGGLNKHGCHNDRKNGGYHCHRSATGEGEPTPAAEPLDRSSSIPSAGAVSRNCAQARAAGAAPVRRGDPGYGPHLDRDHDGVGCEPARRR, via the coding sequence ATGCGTGCCGCTTGGCGCGGGCAGCACCTTCGTTCGTGCGCTGCTGCGCACTTTACCCATCAGGCCATCGTGTGCGATCGAGAACGGGCACCTCGCGCCGCTATCGCAAGCTTAGTGACATCGCTGGATGGCGAGAATGGAGAATGCGTTGAACACATTGAGTCGATTGCCTGGACAACTTCTGCAGCTGTCGCGCATCCAGGGGGATTGAACAAGCACGGCTGCCACAACGATCGCAAAAACGGTGGCTACCACTGTCACCGCTCCGCCACTGGCGAAGGCGAACCGACGCCCGCAGCCGAGCCGTTAGATCGGTCTTCGTCGATTCCATCGGCCGGGGCGGTCTCCCGCAATTGCGCACAAGCGCGCGCAGCTGGCGCTGCACCGGTGCGGCGTGGCGATCCAGGATATGGCCCACACCTGGATCGCGATCATGATGGCGTGGGATGCGAGCCGGCGCGTCGACGTTGA
- a CDS encoding SDR family NAD(P)-dependent oxidoreductase encodes MNTNAPPLPADDLPLTDRLRAALDLLEAIEADRSVLDTLPEADRVRLHQVVARVYHPEPKARRQLLKQRERERHQEKVRKAEALLEQRGIRALRRKPVFSTPNYFPPHAAGLHDAHNGEHASAAPEPTHSPELRHCYVCKQKFTQLHHFYDQMCPTCAELNFFKRTETADLRGRVALLTGGRVKIGYQAGLKLLRAGAELIVTTRFPRDSAARYAEEPDFAQWGHRLQVFGLDLRHTPSVEAFCSQLLATRQRLDFIINNACQTVRRPPQFYAHMMANETAALHELPKTVQQLIGHYEGLRTPELLRDASATALPAVHGRGLADADGLTRAAELSQIALLDDELVGQEHLFPDGRLDQDLQQVDLRGRNSWRLLMAEVPSVELLETQLVNAIAPFIINARLKPLMLRTPERDKHIVNVSAMEGQFYRNFKTTRHPHTNMAKAALNMMTRTSAADYQNDGIHMNSVDTGWVTDEDPADIAALKVQQERFHPPLDIVDGAARIVDPIIHGFNTGQHVWGQFLKDYAPTDW; translated from the coding sequence TTGAACACCAACGCCCCGCCCTTGCCCGCCGACGACCTGCCGCTGACCGACCGCCTGCGCGCCGCGCTGGACCTGCTGGAGGCCATCGAAGCCGACCGCAGCGTGCTCGACACCCTGCCCGAGGCCGACCGCGTGCGCCTGCACCAGGTGGTGGCACGGGTCTACCATCCCGAGCCCAAGGCGCGCCGCCAGTTGCTCAAGCAGCGCGAACGCGAGCGGCATCAGGAGAAGGTGCGCAAGGCCGAGGCCCTGCTCGAACAACGCGGCATCCGTGCCCTGCGGCGCAAACCGGTGTTCAGCACGCCCAATTATTTCCCGCCGCATGCCGCCGGCCTGCACGACGCCCACAACGGCGAACATGCCAGCGCCGCGCCGGAGCCGACGCATTCGCCGGAGCTGCGGCACTGCTACGTGTGCAAGCAGAAGTTCACCCAGCTGCATCATTTCTACGACCAGATGTGCCCGACCTGCGCCGAGCTCAATTTCTTCAAGCGCACCGAAACCGCCGACCTGCGTGGACGCGTGGCGCTACTGACCGGCGGGCGGGTCAAGATCGGCTACCAGGCCGGCCTGAAGCTGTTACGTGCCGGTGCGGAATTGATCGTCACCACGCGCTTCCCGCGCGATTCGGCCGCGCGTTATGCAGAAGAGCCCGACTTTGCGCAGTGGGGACACCGCCTGCAGGTGTTCGGGCTGGACCTGCGCCACACGCCCAGCGTGGAGGCGTTCTGCAGCCAGTTGCTGGCCACAAGGCAGCGGCTGGATTTCATCATCAACAATGCCTGCCAGACCGTGCGCCGTCCGCCGCAGTTCTATGCGCACATGATGGCCAATGAAACCGCCGCACTGCATGAGTTGCCGAAGACCGTGCAACAACTGATTGGCCATTACGAAGGCCTGCGCACGCCCGAGCTGTTGCGCGACGCATCGGCCACCGCGCTGCCGGCCGTGCACGGGCGCGGCCTCGCCGATGCCGATGGCCTCACCCGCGCCGCCGAGCTGTCGCAGATTGCCTTGCTGGACGATGAGCTGGTGGGCCAGGAACATCTGTTCCCCGACGGGCGGCTCGACCAGGACCTGCAGCAGGTGGATCTGCGCGGGCGCAATTCCTGGCGCCTGCTGATGGCCGAAGTGCCTTCGGTGGAATTGCTGGAGACGCAGCTGGTCAACGCCATCGCCCCGTTCATCATCAATGCGCGCTTGAAGCCACTGATGCTGCGCACGCCCGAACGCGACAAGCACATCGTCAACGTCTCGGCGATGGAAGGGCAGTTCTACCGCAACTTCAAGACCACCCGTCACCCGCATACCAACATGGCCAAGGCCGCGTTGAACATGATGACGCGCACCTCGGCGGCCGATTACCAGAACGACGGCATCCACATGAACAGCGTCGACACCGGCTGGGTGACCGACGAAGATCCGGCCGACATCGCCGCACTCAAGGTGCAGCAGGAACGCTTCCACCCACCGCTGGACATCGTCGATGGCGCCGCGCGCATCGTCGACCCGATCATCCACGGCTTCAATACCGGGCAGCACGTATGGGGCCAGTTCCTGAAGGACTATGCGCCGACGGATTGGTGA
- a CDS encoding glutathione S-transferase family protein, whose protein sequence is MGLLVEGKWQDRWYDTDKSDGRFERSQSQFRHWVTRDGAAGPHGEGGFPAAAGRYHLYVSLACPWAHRTLIFRRLKGLEALIDVSVVNWLMGEHGWTFEPGPGVVQDPVNHARRLYEVYLKADPQYSGRVTVPVLWDRERKTVVSNESADIIRMFNSAFDAVGARAGDYYPERLRTQIDAVNARVYDTVNNGVYKAGFATTQQAYEDAVTPLFASLDWLEARLSQQRYLCGDALTEADWRLFTTLVRFDAVYVGHFKCNLRRIADYLQLSGLLRELYQMPGIAETVNFQHIKGHYYQSHATINPTGIVPMGPVLDLSAPHGRGDLQKG, encoded by the coding sequence ATGGGCCTGCTGGTCGAAGGCAAGTGGCAAGACCGTTGGTATGACACCGACAAGAGCGATGGGCGCTTCGAGCGCTCGCAATCGCAGTTTCGTCACTGGGTGACGCGCGACGGCGCCGCTGGCCCGCACGGAGAGGGCGGATTCCCTGCGGCGGCAGGGCGCTACCACCTGTATGTCTCGCTGGCCTGCCCGTGGGCGCATCGCACCCTGATCTTTCGCCGCCTGAAAGGGCTGGAGGCGTTGATCGATGTGTCGGTGGTGAACTGGTTGATGGGCGAGCACGGCTGGACGTTCGAGCCGGGCCCGGGTGTGGTGCAAGATCCGGTCAATCACGCGCGCCGTCTGTACGAGGTGTACCTCAAGGCCGATCCGCAGTATTCCGGGCGGGTGACGGTTCCAGTGCTCTGGGACCGCGAGCGCAAGACGGTGGTGAGCAACGAGTCCGCCGATATCATCCGCATGTTCAACAGCGCGTTCGACGCCGTGGGCGCGCGCGCAGGCGACTATTATCCGGAGCGGTTGCGCACGCAGATCGATGCGGTCAATGCGCGCGTCTACGACACCGTCAACAATGGCGTCTACAAGGCGGGATTTGCCACCACCCAACAGGCCTACGAAGACGCGGTGACGCCGCTGTTCGCGTCGCTGGACTGGCTCGAGGCACGCCTGAGCCAGCAACGCTATCTGTGCGGCGACGCCTTGACCGAGGCCGATTGGCGGCTGTTTACCACGCTGGTGCGATTCGACGCGGTGTATGTGGGGCACTTCAAGTGCAATCTGCGCCGCATCGCCGATTACCTGCAGCTATCGGGATTGCTGCGCGAGCTCTACCAGATGCCGGGGATTGCGGAGACCGTCAATTTCCAGCACATCAAGGGGCATTACTACCAGAGCCACGCCACGATCAACCCCACCGGTATCGTGCCAATGGGTCCGGTGCTCGATCTCAGCGCGCCGCATGGGCGTGGCGATCTGCAGAAAGGCTGA
- a CDS encoding VOC family protein has translation MLNHVMVGTNDIARSRQFYDAVLGGVFGARAPIVDTARSGHLRLFYRHAGSTFCVSQPIDDAPATSGNGTTVGFSCASPQQVQAFHDAAVAAGGTSIEDPPGLRDSSMGPTWLAYVRDPDGNKLCAIHREA, from the coding sequence ATGCTGAATCATGTGATGGTGGGTACCAACGATATCGCCCGCTCCAGGCAGTTCTACGACGCGGTGCTTGGCGGCGTCTTCGGTGCGCGTGCACCGATTGTCGACACTGCACGGTCCGGGCATCTGCGCCTGTTCTACCGGCACGCAGGCAGCACGTTCTGCGTCAGCCAACCGATCGACGATGCCCCCGCTACGAGCGGCAACGGCACCACGGTGGGCTTCAGCTGCGCATCGCCGCAGCAGGTACAGGCATTCCATGATGCGGCAGTGGCCGCGGGCGGCACGTCCATCGAAGATCCGCCGGGGCTGCGCGACAGCAGCATGGGGCCGACATGGCTGGCCTATGTGCGCGATCCGGATGGCAACAAGTTGTGCGCCATCCATCGCGAGGCTTGA
- a CDS encoding membrane protein — MALIHSILMGAVAGMRSMTPLAAVTNAARSGKLPRDNGAPRLLANPLASAGMLALASGEIAGDKMKTAPDRIVLPGMIARVATGMIAGAALAPRHQRGLAAVLGATAAVGAAYLTFNLRMRAIERYGQTSTGAVEDAISVGAAALIVRSAAEE, encoded by the coding sequence ATGGCTTTGATTCATTCCATTCTGATGGGCGCGGTCGCCGGCATGCGCTCGATGACCCCGCTTGCTGCGGTGACCAACGCCGCGCGCAGCGGCAAGCTCCCACGCGACAATGGCGCCCCCCGCCTGCTCGCCAATCCGCTGGCATCGGCCGGCATGCTCGCATTGGCCAGCGGCGAAATCGCCGGCGACAAGATGAAGACCGCGCCCGACCGTATCGTGTTGCCGGGCATGATCGCGCGTGTTGCCACCGGCATGATTGCCGGCGCCGCCCTCGCCCCCCGACACCAGCGCGGTCTTGCTGCCGTGCTGGGCGCCACCGCTGCGGTCGGTGCCGCCTACCTCACCTTCAACCTGCGCATGCGCGCCATTGAACGCTATGGCCAGACCAGCACCGGCGCAGTGGAAGACGCCATTTCAGTGGGCGCGGCAGCGTTGATCGTGCGCAGCGCCGCCGAGGAGTGA
- a CDS encoding CPBP family intramembrane glutamic endopeptidase, translating into MHAMTQSAPRIAAPATHAPQSIVLGEHGILRPGRLRWLRASAWALVLFFLVAIPTGVFSRFFGSLWPKSNEPVQFVVSVVGALLALGIYALAVRLAEQRKPSEIAMRPMLPQLGIGLLAGAAMFSAVMGIMALFGLYDIQPIGPASAWTPLRKALQAGVVEELMMRAAILRLLWRAFGPWTAVAVSSAVFGLSHLGNPNATVVAAICIALEAGVMLGAFYALTGRVWVSIGAHIAWNFTQGYLFGAAVSGIAPDQAIARSTPNTAMADVLTGGVFGPEASLPAALVCLAVGLAVAWKAWRSGRLAVR; encoded by the coding sequence ATGCATGCAATGACGCAATCAGCACCCCGCATCGCCGCGCCTGCCACGCATGCGCCCCAGTCCATTGTGCTGGGCGAGCACGGCATCCTGCGTCCCGGCCGCCTGCGCTGGCTGCGCGCCTCCGCCTGGGCCCTAGTGTTGTTCTTTTTGGTCGCCATCCCTACCGGCGTGTTTAGCCGGTTTTTCGGCAGCCTCTGGCCGAAAAGCAACGAGCCTGTGCAATTCGTTGTCAGCGTGGTCGGCGCACTGCTGGCGCTGGGCATCTATGCGCTGGCCGTTCGCCTGGCCGAACAGCGCAAGCCCTCGGAGATCGCAATGCGCCCGATGCTGCCGCAGCTGGGGATCGGCCTGCTGGCCGGTGCGGCGATGTTTTCCGCCGTCATGGGCATCATGGCGCTGTTCGGTCTTTACGATATCCAGCCAATCGGCCCGGCATCGGCATGGACGCCGCTGCGCAAGGCATTGCAGGCCGGCGTCGTGGAGGAACTGATGATGCGCGCAGCGATCCTGCGCCTGCTATGGCGCGCATTCGGCCCCTGGACCGCCGTTGCGGTGTCCTCTGCGGTGTTCGGGCTCAGCCATCTGGGCAACCCGAATGCCACCGTCGTTGCCGCGATCTGCATTGCCCTGGAAGCCGGCGTCATGCTCGGTGCGTTCTACGCGCTCACCGGCCGCGTGTGGGTGTCGATCGGGGCGCATATCGCCTGGAACTTCACCCAGGGCTATCTGTTCGGTGCCGCCGTCTCGGGCATCGCGCCGGACCAGGCCATCGCCCGCAGCACGCCGAACACGGCCATGGCCGACGTACTGACCGGCGGTGTGTTCGGCCCCGAGGCGTCGCTGCCTGCAGCATTGGTCTGCCTTGCAGTGGGCCTGGCGGTCGCCTGGAAGGCATGGCGCTCTGGCAGGCTCGCAGTGCGTTAA
- a CDS encoding MarR family winged helix-turn-helix transcriptional regulator has protein sequence MSTPTPTLGTLVRHLIELLDGDLEAVYAASGLPWRPRYTPVLRVLMRLGPASIKMLAQQIGITHSAASQTVAQMVKQRLVVLKPGADARERIVVLTARTRRLVPALEQQWTATNAAAAQLDAELSVPLSTVLVEAIDALHRRSFATRITAATAVAPRTSAP, from the coding sequence ATGAGCACACCTACTCCCACATTGGGCACCCTGGTCCGGCACTTGATCGAGCTGTTGGACGGCGATCTCGAAGCGGTCTACGCGGCCTCGGGGCTTCCCTGGCGGCCGCGTTACACGCCGGTGTTGCGCGTGCTGATGCGGCTGGGCCCTGCGTCGATCAAGATGCTGGCGCAGCAGATCGGCATCACCCACTCCGCCGCCAGCCAGACCGTCGCGCAGATGGTCAAACAACGCCTGGTCGTACTCAAACCCGGTGCCGATGCGCGCGAACGCATCGTCGTCCTCACCGCCAGGACCCGGCGCCTGGTTCCCGCCCTGGAGCAGCAATGGACGGCAACCAATGCGGCGGCGGCACAACTCGATGCCGAACTGTCGGTGCCGCTGTCGACCGTCCTTGTCGAAGCGATCGACGCGTTGCACCGGCGCTCGTTCGCAACCCGCATCACCGCAGCCACTGCTGTAGCCCCCCGCACCTCCGCGCCATGA
- a CDS encoding vWA domain-containing protein, translating to MLRCRKGHHGGHIYRSKGERRIVANLQGLNAGLDALVVHFGGEVTDAPSPPPPPPAAVPDTKVSLEKRLASAAPQLVNLAKKAQVSLEKVRLLHVKARVGLALDASGSMNSQYSRGHVKEVINRLIPLAVHFDDDGALDCWAFGASPTQLSAVSLQNVSGFVERDAGGWKKWPVGMRINDEPKAMRMVVDYYKKSGDRTPVYILFISDGGVHQDREITRLMIGAANLPIFWQFVGLGRRGYGILEKLDDVGGRVVDNCNFFALDRLDQVPEERLYDLLMEEFPQWLKDAKAKGLL from the coding sequence GTGCTTCGCTGCCGAAAAGGCCATCATGGTGGCCACATCTACCGCAGCAAGGGCGAGCGGCGCATCGTCGCCAACCTGCAAGGCCTCAACGCCGGCCTGGATGCCCTGGTGGTCCACTTCGGCGGTGAAGTCACCGACGCCCCATCGCCGCCGCCACCGCCACCTGCTGCCGTGCCCGATACGAAGGTCTCGCTGGAAAAGCGTCTGGCCAGTGCCGCGCCGCAGTTGGTGAACCTCGCCAAGAAGGCCCAGGTCAGCCTGGAGAAGGTGCGGCTGCTGCACGTCAAGGCACGTGTCGGGCTGGCGCTGGATGCTTCCGGATCGATGAATTCGCAGTACAGCCGCGGTCATGTCAAGGAAGTGATCAATCGGCTGATTCCGCTTGCCGTGCACTTCGACGACGATGGCGCGCTGGATTGCTGGGCATTCGGAGCCTCGCCGACGCAGTTGTCTGCGGTGTCTTTGCAAAACGTCTCGGGCTTTGTCGAACGCGATGCCGGTGGCTGGAAGAAGTGGCCGGTGGGCATGCGGATCAACGACGAACCCAAGGCCATGCGCATGGTCGTCGACTACTACAAGAAGAGCGGCGACCGGACACCGGTCTACATTCTTTTTATCAGCGACGGTGGCGTGCATCAGGACCGCGAGATCACCAGGCTGATGATCGGGGCGGCAAACCTGCCGATCTTCTGGCAGTTTGTCGGATTGGGCCGCCGCGGATACGGCATCCTGGAGAAACTGGACGATGTGGGCGGGCGTGTCGTCGACAACTGTAATTTCTTTGCCCTCGATCGCCTGGATCAGGTGCCCGAGGAAAGGCTCTACGACCTGCTGATGGAGGAGTTCCCGCAATGGCTCAAGGACGCCAAGGCCAAGGGCCTTCTGTGA
- a CDS encoding YiiX/YebB-like N1pC/P60 family cysteine hydrolase, whose amino-acid sequence MQVLLLPQVRAVRLALLLIAFVALLPASARALRVQDGDLLFVTAARTGLSGAIDDATARQGAPSFDHVALLAHTGRTQVVLHADEKGSRQQPLREFVEQAIAKHRQIVVYRLTPAHRPAIADAIVQARSMLGKPYNDTYVPNENSYYCSDFIERAFRAHQVFALQPMNFKNLQTGAISPYWTEFYRSRGMAVPQDVPGTNPNDMARAPALERLDVFPGT is encoded by the coding sequence ATGCAGGTCTTGCTGCTTCCTCAGGTTCGTGCCGTGCGTCTTGCCTTGCTGCTCATCGCCTTCGTTGCACTCCTGCCGGCATCGGCACGTGCCTTGCGTGTCCAGGATGGCGACCTGCTGTTCGTCACTGCGGCCCGCACCGGGCTGAGCGGCGCCATCGATGATGCGACCGCCAGGCAGGGCGCTCCCAGCTTCGACCATGTTGCATTGCTCGCCCACACCGGGCGTACGCAGGTGGTGCTGCATGCCGACGAGAAGGGCTCGCGGCAACAGCCATTGCGTGAGTTCGTCGAGCAAGCCATTGCCAAGCACCGGCAGATCGTGGTGTACCGGCTCACGCCCGCGCATCGCCCTGCCATTGCCGATGCCATCGTCCAGGCGCGCAGCATGTTGGGCAAGCCCTACAACGATACCTATGTCCCGAACGAGAACAGCTACTATTGCTCGGACTTCATCGAACGCGCGTTTCGCGCTCACCAGGTCTTTGCCCTGCAGCCGATGAACTTCAAGAACCTGCAGACAGGCGCCATCTCGCCGTACTGGACCGAGTTCTATCGCAGCCGCGGCATGGCGGTTCCGCAGGATGTGCCCGGCACCAATCCGAACGATATGGCGCGCGCGCCGGCGCTGGAACGTCTCGACGTATTTCCGGGAACCTGA
- a CDS encoding DUF3817 domain-containing protein produces MRVSFSALSPMGRLFAAAALIEGITWAGLLLGMFLKYGTQTTEAVVWLFGRAHGAAFVFYVAVSVLAALRLRWPWWAWAVSLLAALPPLVTVPLELWFRRIGLLGQQRATTR; encoded by the coding sequence ATGCGTGTGTCGTTCTCTGCGTTATCGCCGATGGGCAGGCTGTTTGCGGCCGCTGCGCTCATCGAGGGCATCACCTGGGCCGGGCTGTTGCTTGGCATGTTTCTCAAGTACGGCACGCAGACCACGGAGGCCGTGGTGTGGTTGTTCGGTCGCGCGCACGGGGCGGCGTTTGTGTTCTACGTGGCGGTCAGCGTGCTCGCCGCGTTGCGGCTGCGCTGGCCGTGGTGGGCGTGGGCAGTGAGTCTGCTGGCGGCGCTGCCGCCACTGGTGACGGTGCCGCTGGAGCTGTGGTTCCGACGGATCGGCTTGCTGGGCCAGCAGCGCGCTACCACGCGCTGA
- a CDS encoding DUF1615 domain-containing protein — protein sequence MTFSLFRVLPLLAAVLVSACATQAPRTPQRPPDVVKADIARRLPATLPDRAGWANDVYVALSSQALDTSAEQICAVLAVTEQESTDQANPVVPNLGKISRAEIDRRASAHHLPGFMVDAALRITSPDGRSYATRIAAARTEQELSRIFEDFTGSVPLGARLFDGLNPVHTAGPMQVSIAFAEQHAARYPYPLDGSIRHEVFTRRGGLWFGTTHLLGYPTTYDALLYRFADFNAGWYASRNAAFQAALSKASGIALALDGDLLTPGASLDTPGGTERAARALGSQLAMSDRQIRTALEAGTTLEFEDSALYRQVFALADGTAGRPLPRAVLPGITLDSPKITRTLTTAWFAQRVNERWKRCMGK from the coding sequence GTGACCTTTTCCCTGTTCCGTGTACTGCCCTTGCTTGCCGCGGTGCTGGTGTCGGCCTGCGCAACCCAGGCCCCGCGTACGCCGCAACGCCCGCCGGACGTGGTCAAGGCCGATATCGCCCGCCGCCTGCCGGCCACGCTGCCAGACCGCGCCGGCTGGGCCAACGATGTGTATGTGGCGCTGTCGTCGCAGGCGCTGGACACCAGCGCCGAACAGATCTGCGCGGTGCTGGCGGTGACCGAGCAGGAATCGACCGACCAGGCCAACCCGGTGGTGCCCAACCTGGGCAAGATCTCGCGTGCGGAAATCGATCGCCGCGCCAGCGCGCACCATCTCCCCGGCTTCATGGTGGATGCGGCGCTGCGGATCACCTCGCCGGACGGCCGCAGCTACGCCACCCGCATCGCCGCCGCGCGCACCGAGCAGGAACTGAGCCGCATCTTCGAGGACTTCACCGGCAGCGTGCCGCTGGGCGCGCGCCTGTTCGACGGGCTCAACCCGGTGCATACCGCTGGCCCGATGCAGGTGAGCATCGCCTTTGCCGAACAGCATGCTGCACGCTATCCGTATCCACTCGACGGCTCGATCCGCCACGAGGTGTTCACCCGCCGCGGCGGGCTGTGGTTCGGCACCACCCATCTGCTGGGCTACCCGACCACCTACGATGCGCTGCTGTACCGCTTCGCCGATTTCAACGCCGGTTGGTATGCCAGCCGCAATGCCGCGTTTCAAGCCGCGCTGAGCAAGGCCAGCGGCATTGCGCTCGCGCTGGACGGCGACCTGCTCACCCCCGGTGCCAGCCTGGACACCCCCGGCGGTACCGAACGCGCCGCGCGCGCGCTGGGCAGCCAGTTGGCAATGAGCGACCGCCAGATCCGGACCGCCCTGGAGGCGGGTACCACGCTCGAATTCGAAGACAGCGCGCTGTATCGCCAGGTCTTTGCGCTGGCCGACGGCACTGCCGGCAGGCCATTGCCGCGCGCGGTCCTGCCGGGCATCACCCTGGACAGCCCCAAGATCACCCGCACGCTCACCACCGCCTGGTTTGCGCAGCGGGTGAACGAGCGCTGGAAGCGGTGCATGGGCAAATAG